The genomic segment GCCTGCGACCAAGCGAGCGGCAGGGTCAGCTCGCAGTCGCTCGTGCGCTATGACACCAACGATTACTCGGTCCCGGTCGCCTATGGCCATCAGGATGTCTGGATCCGCGGCTATGTCGATGAGGTCGTGATCGGCTGTCGCGGGGAGGTGATCGCCCGACACCCGCGCTGTTACGATCGCGAGGACATGATCTTCGACCCGGTTCACTACCTCCCGCTGATCGAGCGCAAGATCAATGCCTTGGACCAGGCTGCGCCTCTGGCGGAATGGGACCTGCCCGAAGAGTTCCAGACTTTGCGCCGCCTGATGGAGGCGCGCATGCTCAAGATGGGGCGCCGCGAGTATGTGCAGGTGCTGCGGCTGCTTGAGACCTTTGGCATGGATGACCTGCATGCCGCCGTGAAGAAGGCCCTGAAGCTGGGCGCGGTCGGCTTTGACGCCGTGAAGCACCTCGTGCTTTGCCAGGTCGAGAAGCGCCCCCCAAGGCTTGATCTCGATGTCTACCCCTACCTGCCGCGGGCGAACGTCGAGACGACGCGTGCGGCCAGCTACATGGCCTTGATGTCGGAGGCGGCGGAATGAGCGAGGCTCCGAAGATCCTGCTTGCCCACCATCTGAAGACGCTGAAGCTGCCCACCTTCCTGCGGGAACACGAGAAGGTTGCGCGCCAATGCGCCGCCGAAGGGTTGGACCATGTCCAATTCCTGTCGCGCCTCGTTGAACTGGAACTCATTGACCGCGAGCGGCGGATGGTCGAGCGCCGCATCAAGGCTGCGAAGTTCCCGGCCACCAAAAGCCTCGACAGCTTCGACTTCAAGGCGATCCCGAAGCTGAACAAGATGCAGGTGCTGGAACTGGCGCGCTGCGAATGGATCGAACGGCGTGAGAACGTGATCGCCCTTGGCCCCAGCGGAACCGGCAAGACCCACATTGCCTTGGGCCTCGGGTTGGCGGCCTGCCAGAAGGGCATGTCTGTCAGCTTCACCACCGCCGCCGCGCTGGTCAACGAGCTGATGGAGGCGCGAGACGAACGTCGGCTGCTGCGCGTCCAGAAGCAGATGGCTGCCGTCAAGCTGCTGATCATCGACGAGCTCGGGTTCGTGCCCCTGTCAAAGACCGGCGCCGAGCTGCTTTTTGAGATGATCTCCCAGCGCTACGAGCGCGGTGCCACGCTGATCACCAGCAATCTGCCCTTCGATGAATGGACCGAGACCTTCGGCACCGAGCGGCTGACCGGCGCGCTCCTCGACCGGTTGACCCACCACGTCAACATCCTCGAGATGAACGGCGAAAGCTATCGCCTCGCGCAAAGTCGCGCGCGCAAGACCGGCGACAACACCTGATCCAAAGTATCAGACTTGGACCTGACGGTCCAAGGCGGCCAGTCACCCGCAAGCTATATGGAGAGCGCGGCTGACTGGCCGCCGCCCATCAGCCGCGTCTCGCGCAAACCCAAAGTGGCCCAATTTTGCGCCGCCCCGTGGCCCAATTTTACTCCGCCGTTGACACTTAGATAGGTAAAATGGCGGAGACGAAGGGATTCGAACCCTCGAGACGGTTTCCCGCCTGCACCCTTAGCAGGGGTGTGCCTTCGACCACTCGGCCACGTCTCCGCCGCCTCGTATATGCGGCAACTGCGGGCGGGGCAAGTGCTTTTGCCGCACCTTCTTTCGGCGCGCGTGGGGGCGATATATCGCACTTTGAGCATTTATTAAGATGTCCTTGATACCCTGGCCGCGGTTGGGAAGACGAGGGGACGGGGATGTCCAGTTTTCGGGAGCGCTTGCGCGCCGTTTTAACGCGCCCGGGGTTCAGGAAGGGCGACCCGCGCGAGCCGATCAGCTTCGATTCGTTCATCGACCTCGGCCATGGTCTCTATGCCGAGACCGTCTTGCTGACCACCGATGGCCCCCGCCCGATCGCGCGCGTGGCGGTCGGCGACCGCGTCCTGACCTTCGATCACGGCCCGCAGCCGGTGCGCCACATCGAGCGGGTGGAGTTCTCCTGGCTGCGCACCGAGGTGCCCGAGGCGCTCTGGCCGCTGCGCCTGCCGCCGGGGCTGTTTGGCAATACCGAGGAGCGCTTCGTCGCCCCGCAACAGGCGCTCCTGCTCGAAAGCGACATCGCCGAGGAGGATTATGGCGACCCCTTCGTGCTGATCCCGGCCAATGTGCTCGCGCTGATCCCGCAGGTGGAGCGCGTCAAACCCTCCTCCGAGCGGGTGATCTTCCGCCCCCGCTTCGACCGCCCCGAGCTCGTGCTGACGGAAGACGGCGCGGTAATGCTGTGCGATACCGGCTCGATGATCGACGACTGGGGCTTTTACGACGATGACGATGCACCGCTGAGCTACACGACGCTGCCCGAGGATTTCGCCGTCGACCTGCTCAAACGCGAAATCGCCCGCGATGGCGGGATCGAGGCGCATATCGCCAAGCACCTCTCGCGCTTCGAGAAGTTCCGCGAGGCGGGGTGAGGCCTAGGGTCAGGACACATAACCAATAGATGACGGTTGCTGCGAGGGCGATGGCAGACAGGAAGACCTTCGGACACCTGTCGTATCGTGTCGCAACGCGTCGCCAATCCTTTAGCCTGCCGAACATGATCTCGATCCGGTTCCGGCGTTTGTAGCGGCGCTTGTCGTATTTCACCGCCTTCTTGCGCTGCTTACGGCCAGGGATGCAGGCGCGTATCCCCTTGTTTTTCAATGCTTCTCTGAACCAGTCGGCATCATACCCCCGATCGCCGAGCAGCCAATCGACCTTCGGCAGGCTGCTGAGCAGCGCTCGCGCGCCGATGTAGTCGCTGACTTGTCCGGCGGTGACGAAGAGGTTGAGCGGCCGGCCCTGGCTGTCGCAGATAGCGTGCAGTTTAGTGTTCATGCCGCCCTTCGTCCGACCGATCAGGCGTCCACGCCCCCCTTTTTCACGCCCAAACTGATCGCTGTTCGGTGGGCCTTGAGGTAGGTCGCGTCGATCATCACGGTCTTCGTCTCGCTGTGCTCGGCAGCCAGACCGGCCATCATTCGCGCGAAGATGCCCGTGTCGCTCCATCGTTTCCAACGGTTGTAGAGCGTCTTGTGTGGACCGTAGGCGATGGGGGCATCCCGCCACCGCAAGCCGTTGCGATTGATGAAGATAATCCCACTCAGCACACGTCGGTCATCGACGCGTGGCCTGCCGTGTGACTTGGGAAAGAAGGGCTCAAGACGCGCCATCTGGGCGTCGGTCAGCCAAAACAGATCAGACATGTTCACCGCTCGTTTTCGAACCGTGAATCATGCCATCCCTAGGAAATCAATGGGTCCTGACCCTAACCTTCGCGGCCGCAGGTCAGGCGTTTGAGCACCTCCGGCGCCAGATAGGCGAGGCGCAGCTGGCGGCTGACATGGCGTTCGGCCAGGCCGACGGCCTCGGCCAGTTCCTGGATCGTGACGAATTCACCTGCCTCCATACGCCGCCGCCAGCCCCAAGCCCGGCCGATGGCGCGCAGGATGTGGGGGTCCTGCGCCTGATCCTCGCTCGGGCTGTAATCGGCGGGCGGCATGATCTTGGGCCGCCCGTTCTTCTTGCGCAGCTTCAGGGGGATCAGCACGCGGATCGTGCCATTGCCACGGGTCATTCGGCGGCCTCCATGTCGCGCGGCGCGATCATCTCGCGGATCACGCCCGCGACGCCTTCGCGCCCGCGATAGGTATGGAGTTCGTCGAGAATGATGAACTCAAGACCGGACGCGTTCGAAACGACTTTCGAGTCCAGGTCGTCCTGACGCGTCAGAAGCAATTCTGCCATCATGTAGTTCGTCAGGAGAATGTCGGGCGGATGACCGCCGTGGCGATCAGCTCATCGTATGCCGCCTTCATCCCGTACAACTTCAGCTGGCTCATCGCCTCCAGCACCTGCGATCTTTCCATGGGTGGGGCAGGGCTCAGGTCCGGTGTTGCGCCATGCTGGTGGATTCGGAGCCAGGCCGCGATGGGAAGACGCGGCCCTACTGCAAGGCCGGAAAGAACCCCGACGGCGAGAGTTCGATCCGTTGCACATCTGGCGTACCGGTTGTCACCGACACGATCACCGGCCCAGACAGACCGGGAAAGGACTCGCCGGAGATGGCCCGCAAGGCAAGGTCGACGCCCGCGCGCCCCTGCGCGATCGGGTCGTCGAACGGGACCATGGCGACCTGCCCGCCGCGCAGGCCGCGCAATACCGAGTGGCTGATGTAGGTGGCGACCAGCATTGGACGATGGGCGCCCTCGGGTAGCCGACGGATCAGCGCCATCGCTCCCTCGATTGCCGGCGCGCTGCCGATAAGCACATCCACGTCAAGATGCTCGGCCAGGGCCTGTTCAACTTCTCGCAACTGCTCCCTCAGGCCGGTGTCGGCGCGGTATGTGGCGACGATCTCCACCGGGCTGTGTGCGAGACCTTCGGCCAAGCCCTCGTCGAGGATCGGCGCCCAGCCCGACTCGGTGGGCCCGGTCACGAGCACGGCGGTGAGTGGTCTGCCTTCTGCCTGCGCGCGCGCGGCAAGAAACTCGCCGACAGCACCCCCCATCGCCCGCCAATCGACCCCGATCCAGCCCGACAGCCCCGGCGCTGCCAGTTCGTTGACCAGTGCCAGGACCGGAACTCTTTTCTCGGCGGCGACGACGGCGTCGACCAACCCTTCATCGTGAGCTGAAACCGCGCCAAGCAGGATCGCGTCGCTGCCGGCCTCAAGACAGGTTTGCAGAAGCTCGATTTGTCGTTCCACCGAGTGATAGCCGCCGGATTCGAAGGTCAAAAGTTCGGCCCCCGCGGTATCGGCGGCCTGCTCCAGCCCATAGCCGACCGACAGCCAGTACTCGTCCTTGAAGTGGGGAACGATGACGCAAAGGCTTGGGGCGTTGGAGGCGACAGCGCCCGTGACCCCGGCCAACAGCAAGATTGCGGGACCAAAAGCGCGCGCGTAGAACGAGGCCATGGCACGCGCACGTTTCGACAGACAGCTTCGCAGGGTTTTCGGTTTCATCGCCGGGCTTACGGTCGTGGTTGGAATTGTCGCCATTCTTTCGAACCGCTATCTGGTCGAGACGCACCGGACCTTGATCCAGGACAACTTGCCGGCAGCGAACCTGACCCGGCAAATTCAGGCCGACAGTGCTTATCTTGCAAAGCTGGCCGGCGCCGTTCCCGATATTGCCGACGTTGCGGGACTTGCGCAATTGGGCCAGGAACTTGTGGTCAGGGTTGACGGGCTGCGCGCATCCGTGGCCCAACTTGCCTCGCACAGACCGACGGAAACGTCGCCCGATGGACCTTCATTCACGGCGTTGCAGGCGGCGGTCGAACTCGAAACCGCGGCGGCCCTCGCGCGGCTCGCGGCACAGGACGCGACGCGCACGCGCCTTGCCGCCGCGGACAGTCTCCTGAATGAGATCGAAGACATCCTGGAACGCCAGATCGACACCGCCCGGGTTCAGGTGACGGCGACGATCTCGGACCTCTATGACGCGCCGCACGACCAGGTCGCTCCCGGATTGGATGAACTGGCCGATGCCGACTTCTTTGCTTATGATCGTTTGGTCGAACTGGCACGGGCGGTCGAGAGCGTACGCAACGGATTGGGCGAGGTCCCACAAATTACCCGCCCGGAGACAGCAAAGGCTCTTGGCGAAGAGCTGACGGCGGCCTTGGCGACGGTGCAGGGTCGGATTGACTATTTGCCCTCGCCGAACGCGCGCGATGACATCCGGAGGATGGTCGCCGGTGTGGCCGAGACCCTCAATCCTGACGGCGTGCTCGCATGGACCGAGAAACGTCTGGTTGCTGAAGGCGAACTGGTGGATGCGCTGGAACGCCTGAAAGACCAAACCGACGGATTGGCGGTCTATTCCACCGCCCTGTTTGCCAGGATGCAAGCCGAGGCGGCCGCGAGCCAGGCCCGCACGGAGACCGTGAGTTGGTGGATAACAGTTGGACTTGTCGCCCTCCTCTCCGGCGCGGTTGTCGCTGCGATCGTAGCATGGGCGATTGTCAGTCGGCGCACGGTCGCGCGACTGGCTGCGATCTCGCGCCACATCACGGCGCTTGCGCGCGGCGACTACGACCGAGACATCCCGGAGACCGGGCATGACGAAATTGGCCGGATGGAGCGGGCCTTGCATGTGCTGCGGTTGCGGGCGGCCGAAGCGCAACGATTGCGGGGCGAACTCGAAGTGGCCGTCACCCAGCGCACGCGCGACGTGGTGACCGAGATGCATGCCCATGACCGGGCACGCGCCGAGGCCGAGGATGCGAACCGTGCAAAGACGGAATTTCTCGCCATGATGGGGCATGAGATCCGCACGCCGCTCAACGGCATCGTGGGCATGTTGCGTCTGCTCGAAGCCGAGGCTGCGGGCGCCGAGCAGAAGAAACGGGCCACCGTGGCGCGGCAAAGCGCCGAGAACCTCCTGGTGATTTCCAACGATATTCTAGATTATTCCGCGACGCAGGATCGTCGTCCGGTGTTGCGGCCGGTGCACTTCGACATTCGCGAATTGATGGGGCAACTGGCCGGCTATCTCAGGGCCAACGCGGGCGAAAAGGGCCTTTCCGTTAGCATCGACATGGCCGAGGATGTGCCCCCGGTGTTGTTCGGTGACGTTCAGAAGATCCGCCAGGTGGTCGTCAATCTTCTGTCCAATGCGGTCAAATACACCGAGACTGGAAAGGTCGCGCTGCTGCTTGACTTCGCGCCCGATCCGAGAAGCGGCGCGCCCGTGCTCAGTTTCGCCGTGACTGACACCGGGCGCGGCATCCCACAGGAGGACCACGCCCGGATCTTCGATGCCTATGCGCGTGGCGACGGTGCGGGGGAGGGCATGATCGAAGGGCTTGGGCTTGGGCTCAGCATCTGCCGTCGATTGACAGAGACGCTCGGTGGCTCGATCGCGCTCGAAAGCGCGCCTGGGCAGGGCGCGCGCTTCACCCTGACCGTGCCCCTGGTGATCGGCGATCCGGCCCTCGTGGTGCGACAGGCCGAGACTGTCATCACCCAGAAGTTCGGCAAGCGCGTTCTGGTGGTGGAGGATCAGGCCGTCAACCGGATGGTGGCGCGCGGCTTCCTCGAGCGCCTGGGTTGCATGGTGGTGGAGGCCGAAACTGGCGAAGACGCGGTGCGCGTTGCGCTGTCCGAGATCTTCGACCTGATCCTCATGGATATTGACCTGCCCGACATGACGGGTGGCGAGGCGGCACGCCGGATCAAGGTGGAACGCGAGGGCCAGTCACCGCAGATCGTGGCCCTGACGGCGCACCGCATTGACGACACGCCGGATCAGCGTTCGGCGCTCCACGTCGACGCGGTGCTGCACAAGCCGCTGTCGCCTCGGGCGCTTGCAGCGCTACTCGGGCCGGGTTCTGGTGCGCAAGGCGTGGCGGTGCCGGGGGCGGTCTCGGACACCCTTCGGTCCGATATTGACGAGATTGGCGCCGCCGAGACCGCCGGTATCGTCGACGCCTTCATCGCCGAACTCGGCCCGGCGCTGGCCACCATGCAAGCCGCCCGCGCCGCGTCCGACAGCGAGGCGCTGGCACGTGCCGCCCACCGGCTCAAGGGCGCCGCCTCGAACTTCGCGATGACGGCGTTCTGCGACCGGCTAGGACATCTGGAGCGTGCCGCGCGCAGTGGCGAGGGCATCGGTGCGGCCTGGGAGGGGATCGACGAGGCGGCAAGCGAGGCGCTCGCAGAGCTGCGGGCGGCGGCGCGCGGGCTCGGGCTTGTGCTTCAGGACAGCTCGGCCAACAGGTAGCCTTCTCCGTGCACGGTGATGATCCACTCGGGGTGCGCAGGGTCGGCTTCCAGCTTCTTGCGCAACCGGCCCACCAGCACGTCGACGGTGCGATTGTCCGGCGCCCATTTCTGGTTCTGAATCATGTCGAGAAGGCGATCGCGGCTAAGGATCACGCCGGGATGGTCCGCGAAAGCGGCAAGCAACTCGTATTCGGCGCGGGTGAGCGGCTCGACCGTGCCCGCGTCGTCGATTAGCCGGCGCCGGGTCCGGTCCAGCGACCAGCGGCCAAACCGGGCGTCCGGCAGGGCGACGGTCTCGGCGGCGGCCCGGCGCAGATCCTCGACCCGGGCCGCGAGGTTCTTGATCCGGGCAAACAACTCTCGCTTGTCGAAGGGCTTGGTCACGTAGTCGTCGGCGCCGAGTTCCAGCCCGACGATGCGATCAATCTGATCGGTCCGGGCGGTAAGCAGGATGATCCCGACCTTCGAGACCGCCCGCTGTTCGCGGGTGATCGTCAGCCCGTCCTTGCCCTCGAGGTTGATGTCGACGAGCAGCACATCAGCCGGGTCGCGCGCAAGGATTTCCTCCATCGCTGCGGCGTCGGCTGCCTCGCTCACCCGGTACATCTGCTGCTTGAGCTGAGCGGCCAGCCGGCGGCGTGTCACCACGTCGTCTTCGACAATCACGATGTGCTGGCTCACGGAGCGCCCCTTTTACATCCTGTTACATCTTCCTACAGGGCGTTTACATAACCGGCAAGACCGGTTCACACCCGCCGCCTAGTCTTCTGGCAGACAATCCCGAAGGAGACCTGTCATGTCATTCGCCACCCCGACCCGCCGCGGCTTTCTCATCGGTTCCGGCGCCCTCGGCCTGTCGAGCCTCTGGGGCACGACGGCGCTGTCCGCGATCGATCCGAACTCGTTTTCCGGCCGCGTGTTCCACGCCACCCACTTCGGCCCGTTCGAAGCTGTGGTGCGCGAGGGCAAGATCGTCAGCCTCGCGCCGATGATCGAGCTCGATCAGCGGCCGACCGAAATGCTGACCACCGGCATCCTCGATCGCACCTATGACAAGACCCGGATCGACTACCCGATGGTGCGCAAGTCCTATCTCGAGGGCTGGCAGTCGGGCGACACCAAGCGCGAACTGCGCGGCAAGGAAGAATGGGTGAAAGTGGACTGGGATACCGCGCTTTCGCTCGTCGCCAAGGCGATCCTCGACACCATCGAGGCGCACGGCAACGAAGGCATCTTCTCGTCGTCCTACGGCGGCTGGGCCAATGCCGGCTCGTTCCGCCCGAACGTGATGCAGGGCCGGTTCTTCAACCTGATCGGCGGCTGCTCGACCACCGCCGGCGACTGGTCGGCGGGCGCGGGCCAGATCATCATGCCGCGCATCATCGGCGACATGGAGGTCTATTCCGCCCAGACCGCGTGGGAGGTCATCCGCGACAACACCGAGGTGTTCCTGCTGGTCGGCGCCGACCCGATCAAGAACAACCGCGTCGAATACACCGTGGCCGACCACGGCATGTATGGCCCGTGGGAAGAGATCCGCGACGCCGGGGTGAAGTTCATCTCGATCAACCCGCAGCGCACCGCCTCGGATGAATATCTGAATGCCGAGTGGGTGAAGATCATCCCCAACACCGATACCGCGCTGTTCCTCGCCATGGCCTACCACGTGCTCGAACAGGGGCTCGACGACAAGGACTACATGGCGAAATACACCGTCGGCGCCGACAAGTGGATCGCCTACGTCAAGGGCGAGACCGATGGCGAGCCCAAGACCCCGGCCTGGGCCGCCGCAATCACCGGCATGGACGAGGCGAAGATCAAGGAACTGGCCGAGCTTCTGGCCAAGTCGAAGACCGAGATCGCCGGCTCCTGGGCGATCCAGCGGGCCCACCACGGCGAGATGATCTACTGGGCGATCGTCAACTTCGCGGCGCTCACCGGCAAGATCGGCAAGCCGGGCGAGGGCGTCGGTTTCTCCTGGCACTATGGCAACGGCGGCATGCCGCAGGGCGGCAACGCCACCCCGGTCGGCCTCAGCCAGGGCAAGAACTTCGTCGACATGATCTGCCCGGCGAGCCGGATCACCGAGATGCTGGAAAACCCCGGCACCGAGTTCCAGTACAACGGCGTGACCCGGACCTACCCGG from the Rhodobacter xanthinilyticus genome contains:
- the istB gene encoding IS21-like element helper ATPase IstB, which codes for MSEAPKILLAHHLKTLKLPTFLREHEKVARQCAAEGLDHVQFLSRLVELELIDRERRMVERRIKAAKFPATKSLDSFDFKAIPKLNKMQVLELARCEWIERRENVIALGPSGTGKTHIALGLGLAACQKGMSVSFTTAAALVNELMEARDERRLLRVQKQMAAVKLLIIDELGFVPLSKTGAELLFEMISQRYERGATLITSNLPFDEWTETFGTERLTGALLDRLTHHVNILEMNGESYRLAQSRARKTGDNT
- a CDS encoding Hint domain-containing protein, coding for MSSFRERLRAVLTRPGFRKGDPREPISFDSFIDLGHGLYAETVLLTTDGPRPIARVAVGDRVLTFDHGPQPVRHIERVEFSWLRTEVPEALWPLRLPPGLFGNTEERFVAPQQALLLESDIAEEDYGDPFVLIPANVLALIPQVERVKPSSERVIFRPRFDRPELVLTEDGAVMLCDTGSMIDDWGFYDDDDAPLSYTTLPEDFAVDLLKREIARDGGIEAHIAKHLSRFEKFREAG
- a CDS encoding DEAD/DEAH box helicase family protein yields the protein MAELLLTRQDDLDSKVVSNASGLEFIILDELHTYRGREGVAGVIREMIAPRDMEAAE
- the torT gene encoding TMAO reductase system periplasmic protein TorT; amino-acid sequence: MKPKTLRSCLSKRARAMASFYARAFGPAILLLAGVTGAVASNAPSLCVIVPHFKDEYWLSVGYGLEQAADTAGAELLTFESGGYHSVERQIELLQTCLEAGSDAILLGAVSAHDEGLVDAVVAAEKRVPVLALVNELAAPGLSGWIGVDWRAMGGAVGEFLAARAQAEGRPLTAVLVTGPTESGWAPILDEGLAEGLAHSPVEIVATYRADTGLREQLREVEQALAEHLDVDVLIGSAPAIEGAMALIRRLPEGAHRPMLVATYISHSVLRGLRGGQVAMVPFDDPIAQGRAGVDLALRAISGESFPGLSGPVIVSVTTGTPDVQRIELSPSGFFPALQ
- a CDS encoding ATP-binding protein, producing MARARFDRQLRRVFGFIAGLTVVVGIVAILSNRYLVETHRTLIQDNLPAANLTRQIQADSAYLAKLAGAVPDIADVAGLAQLGQELVVRVDGLRASVAQLASHRPTETSPDGPSFTALQAAVELETAAALARLAAQDATRTRLAAADSLLNEIEDILERQIDTARVQVTATISDLYDAPHDQVAPGLDELADADFFAYDRLVELARAVESVRNGLGEVPQITRPETAKALGEELTAALATVQGRIDYLPSPNARDDIRRMVAGVAETLNPDGVLAWTEKRLVAEGELVDALERLKDQTDGLAVYSTALFARMQAEAAASQARTETVSWWITVGLVALLSGAVVAAIVAWAIVSRRTVARLAAISRHITALARGDYDRDIPETGHDEIGRMERALHVLRLRAAEAQRLRGELEVAVTQRTRDVVTEMHAHDRARAEAEDANRAKTEFLAMMGHEIRTPLNGIVGMLRLLEAEAAGAEQKKRATVARQSAENLLVISNDILDYSATQDRRPVLRPVHFDIRELMGQLAGYLRANAGEKGLSVSIDMAEDVPPVLFGDVQKIRQVVVNLLSNAVKYTETGKVALLLDFAPDPRSGAPVLSFAVTDTGRGIPQEDHARIFDAYARGDGAGEGMIEGLGLGLSICRRLTETLGGSIALESAPGQGARFTLTVPLVIGDPALVVRQAETVITQKFGKRVLVVEDQAVNRMVARGFLERLGCMVVEAETGEDAVRVALSEIFDLILMDIDLPDMTGGEAARRIKVEREGQSPQIVALTAHRIDDTPDQRSALHVDAVLHKPLSPRALAALLGPGSGAQGVAVPGAVSDTLRSDIDEIGAAETAGIVDAFIAELGPALATMQAARAASDSEALARAAHRLKGAASNFAMTAFCDRLGHLERAARSGEGIGAAWEGIDEAASEALAELRAAARGLGLVLQDSSANR
- a CDS encoding response regulator, with the protein product MSQHIVIVEDDVVTRRRLAAQLKQQMYRVSEAADAAAMEEILARDPADVLLVDINLEGKDGLTITREQRAVSKVGIILLTARTDQIDRIVGLELGADDYVTKPFDKRELFARIKNLAARVEDLRRAAAETVALPDARFGRWSLDRTRRRLIDDAGTVEPLTRAEYELLAAFADHPGVILSRDRLLDMIQNQKWAPDNRTVDVLVGRLRKKLEADPAHPEWIITVHGEGYLLAELS
- a CDS encoding molybdopterin-dependent oxidoreductase, producing MSFATPTRRGFLIGSGALGLSSLWGTTALSAIDPNSFSGRVFHATHFGPFEAVVREGKIVSLAPMIELDQRPTEMLTTGILDRTYDKTRIDYPMVRKSYLEGWQSGDTKRELRGKEEWVKVDWDTALSLVAKAILDTIEAHGNEGIFSSSYGGWANAGSFRPNVMQGRFFNLIGGCSTTAGDWSAGAGQIIMPRIIGDMEVYSAQTAWEVIRDNTEVFLLVGADPIKNNRVEYTVADHGMYGPWEEIRDAGVKFISINPQRTASDEYLNAEWVKIIPNTDTALFLAMAYHVLEQGLDDKDYMAKYTVGADKWIAYVKGETDGEPKTPAWAAAITGMDEAKIKELAELLAKSKTEIAGSWAIQRAHHGEMIYWAIVNFAALTGKIGKPGEGVGFSWHYGNGGMPQGGNATPVGLSQGKNFVDMICPASRITEMLENPGTEFQYNGVTRTYPDVYMIYNAGNNFMSHQQDTNRLIKALAKVDHIVSQDIWWTAATRWADIVLPATSTLERDDISVGGTYSNDKIYAMKKVIEPMAEAKSDYEIFEALADKMGFWAKFTDSLEFIDHVKAAYAKSGAAATVPFEEFWEKGYARMPIPAEARKWVRHADYYADPEANPLHTATGKIEMFSQAIADLAIEDCPGMPMWLEPGEYLGNAQEGQLHVVSPHPWYRLHSQMDNSEGLRALYKVQGREPVRINSEDAAARGIVDGDVVELYNERGTILAGAVVSDDIMPGVMSIYEGCWPSLDSKGRDNSGLANFLTSTRPASGLTNATTANTVLASLKKCEDPEGPNMAYEKPAIIEDMEIAAIDDDALGLERVDAIFESIMADMSPEEHLFYERCTVCHAPREPSHYTQLQWQAVLPSMFERAGLDDVEQETVRNFLMARAADAPK